atttaaggaGCATAATGTGAAAAACACTGTGACCATGGACTTCCCTGGTTGAACCAAGTAATCTTCAGCCACATTGAAAAGTTAGGAGCTGGACTCTCACCCAGTGCCTTTCAGGAGAGTGGGAGAGAAAGTAGTAGAGTGGATGAAGAAGTGGGAGAGCTGGAGGAGGGGGAGTGAGGCTCTTCCCCTGTGGCTCTAAGAGCATTAACTGTAGTGCGTTCTGCTGGTGACAGGGCTGTCAGGGTCAGATGGCTGCTCAGCCTGATTAGACCAGCTCATAGCAGATCCTAAGCCCAACACACACTGCACCGTTATACCAAGGTGGATCTACGAGCTGGCACATTCAGTACGTCGCAGTTGAGCAGGCCAGAAGGGACACGAGGTGGATAGTTTAGTGTTATAGTGGGGCAGAGCTAAAGGTTATCAAGGAAACATTTaaccttctgctgctgctccttcctGCTTGACTACCAGGACCAAAGACTGAAAGAGTTGTTGTTTTACTGTAACAAGAAGGCAGAAGAACTGGTGTTTAGCCAGTGTTTGGAGATGACGCTGAAGAGCTAAGCGGTAAGAACTAAAGCACTCtgcatttgttttgttgctatataaataGGATAATTATATAGTGTTTCCCAATGCTGTCACAAAGCCAGAAGTGCAACACCCTGCATTCTGGATAAGTGATGCAGAGAATTATAGAAAATCTCCATAAACATTTTTATCCGCGCTATATTGCTGCCACAGACAGTGAGAGAGAGTAAAGCAGGAGGGTACTGTTGTTCCTACAAAAATCTGATGTGTCATAGAATCACACACTAGTACAGATGGAGCTAAAAATACAGCTGCAGGTATTCAGAGTCTACAGGGGTTTACTATAACAGGCAGTCAGCTGGCTGTATGTCAGCACTCAAACTGTTGtagaactgctgctgctgcttctgcagGACTTTGGTGTAACTGCCAGTCAGAGCTCTGTGGATTTCCCCTGTTCAGCAGACAAGCTGTCCTCTGAGGTAAGAGGGAAGTTAAGTTTccagaaaataagtaaaaactTAGTTATTTAGTGTAACTTCTTTTTCAGAGTGATTGAATCCGATGCTATAATCCTCTTCTTTCTTATCAGCTAACTGGAAGTCAGTAAACAAATGTGTAATCTAATCTGTTTAAAGACCACTGCTAACCGTTTCATTCAGCTTTACATTTCAGACCTTGTGAAGAAGTAACCATAAGGTGGCTCTAAAATAATACTGAGATCCATTTTAGCCTCTCTGTGTCCTGATCCACCATGTGACAGTGCAACAGCTAGGCAGCCAGTCCGGAGACATTGCCTATTTTTACAAACCAAACTACACTCTAAGGTAAAACTGCCAAGTGGCTTTACAGGTTTAATTGGACTTCTGATGTCTGGCCGGTGTTTCTGTATGTTACCCTCATATGAAGTCATTCTACTTTAGATGCTTGCTAAAATAGTGAACAGTTGACCTTTTAGTTATGTTTAGATGCCTTAAAACAGGTTTCTGTGTACTCACAGCATGTCTGTGCCAGCTATGCTGCTTTGCAAATTAGCTTTTATCCCGTGTCTCCGTTGTAACTTTGGTGTCCTTGGGTCACACAAGGCTTCGAGTGAAATGAATGTTCACTTTTAACCAGCTCAGTGGAAAATAAGCGACCTCTATCCCGATTAGCGGTGACACAGGATAAATTCCTAAATATAGATTGTCAACAACTTGGAACCGACTACCCTCTTCTGGAAGAGTGAGTGTGTAAGTCTGTGAGTGATTATGTGtgcctgtgcgtgtgtgtgtgtgtgtgtgtggtcagtgCAGAGGCCAAAAGGTGACCAGAGATTACCTCTGGACTttcctttgttgtttatttgattGCCTTGTTTGAGTGGTAGGTAGAATTATTTAGACAGCTAATAGTATGCTGCATTTTTATGAGAAGTATTATTAAGATTATTCAGTGCTTTGTTTTGAATCATACATTAAGAAGAGCCTAACACAACTTATATCTGTACTTTAGAGAAACTGCATTATAACTAACAAGCAGTGTTCATCCTTCATGCTTTCATAACTCTGTATGTGCTGAACTGCTGAACAGAGCCTATTTTCCTGAAAATATATTAAACTGATATGCATACAGGGTTAAGGTTCAGAATAAATCAAAGCAAGTTACTTCAGATTCTCCATAGTttcacaaaatatttttatcttGCCTTTTTTCCTGCTGAGccacaacaaaaaacacctaGGCTAGATTAATTAGAGCATCACTTTATATGAGAATTTCtgctcatttttttcttcaaagcTAACTTAATTTTGTTGATATTGTACAAatgtcatcatcatcttcatacAATATCATATGGTTTATATTGAATGTCTATGTTGGTATGTCTTcttaaataaagttgaattatATGTTTCGTGAAAGTATTATTGTCCTTGAACATGTAATTGAGTTGGGATCTTAGTATATGGCAACCTTGATCTTGTTAATTTAACATTAAAGAATTAAGTTTTTACAGGGACTagtagtaactagtaactactcccacatttttcattcattttcattctAATGCCCCACGATTATCTTTAGTGTTTCATATATCTTAATAAATACACACCCTGTGTATTTAATTGGTGTGTCTGTTCTTAATGTGTCATCCACTAACTAATCAAAAGGTGTTTTATCACCTCTATCTAATAGAAGGTCTGTGTTATCATACTGTATGAGTAAGAATATTTGTAATATGTGTGAATGCTTATATGTGTCTTTTAGATCCAGTGTAATTGGGTGTAACTGTAATGCACATGTAATAAAATAGTTTAATTAGTATATATGGCAGCATAATATAACTGGGTTACGTGgaactgaaaaacactgaatatgTGCTAAATTACTAAAAGGACCATGATCAGGGTCATTTTAGTGGAAGCTgacttttaatatattttgtatttcagAATTGCTGGTTGATGGAGTTTGTGAGGCGAAGTGGTGACTACTGCCACGCCCAACACATTTAAACCCCATCTGGGATAATGCTGCACCATGTAGTCCTAGGGTTAACCCTACAAGACCACTGGCCTTTGACCTCTGAACCTATCAGCTCATGGGGTAACAAGCGGAGCCTCGACACTGAAAGCTAACTGGAGAAAGACGGAAAGAGAGCGTGACTAAAACTGAGTGTggtcaaagaaataaaaacagagagaaagtcAACACACTGTAACCTTCTGGACTATAGCAGACTGTTAACTGATGGGATAACAATCAAGACTATAGGACGTCAGACCTGggaaaatatctgaaaatagGAGTTGTGGCTCACCTGGAGAGCAAATATAAACTGAAGACATAGCTGCTGAACGCAACAGCTGGAGCTAAAGGTGAGGAGTCACTGGCCTAAATCTAGTAATGCATCAACACTTTCTTAatatttcatgacatttcattgGTTATATGATTCATTAGAAATTTCTTTAAGGCAGTCAGTATCAGATTAAATGATTTGCCTTTCTTGGAGAGTAGGATTTACTCACAATGATGCTTTTAACTTCTAGGTCTTACATGGAAAAAAATGacttctctgttttcagtgttatTGAATTTCACCTAAGATCAAAGTCACATATTTCCTTCTCTTGCTCAAAGTGCTACTTTACACATCAACAATGTTTTGGTGTCTTGGTCTAAGTTGCCGTATTTTGGTGCTGGCACTTACCTGATACTcctggaagaaaaataaaacgaagaagaaatttgaaaaaaatgagaaagaaatgtCACTTTCCAGAACTCACGTACAAGCttctgagaaaaagaaagaaaaggtctCCAAACCCTGCTGTGAACAGTTACATGTATTAactatttttcacttttttcaggAAGTGTTAGGTTAGCATAAATTATGGTACAGCTAAAAACTCAGAAAGCCATTTCACTTCCTGTTAATCCTATTAACCATCAGTCAGAGGCAGCAAAGAATACTTGCGAGCTAAGGCTCTGTCAGTTAGAATGAATGGAGCTAAACTGCTTAAATGACTCTACACCAGCTTCTAGTATTAGTATTCACGGATAAAAATTCTCTTATTGGGTTATTTTACTCATTTCCTTTCACTATACCTACTAGATAGTGAATGCTGTCGGTAAAAACCTGGAATTCTGATAATGCATGCTGATTGGTCAATTAACAAGAGTCTATAGTCTGCTGATGGCACTAGTTTCCAAATGACAGCTAGAACAGACATTAGAAACATAGTTAAGCTTAAGATGTGATGGTTGATGTTGAGTGCTGCTAGAAATTCTTTGCAGCTTGTCAAATGTGTGAAATCAAATGTCATAAAATGCCTTATGGTGTTGGGACCTCCCTTAATATTTTTAAGTATGAAgtattgtaattgtaattgtaataAGTATTTTATTACAATTACAATCCAACGCAATCTAAAAATGGAAGTATATCTATTGATTTTGCTATTGCAGTTCTGCTCAGTGTTAATAACTCTTTTTATAAGCTACCAGTGATGAGAGGAGATGTTACAATCACTATTTAATCAACATTTTCAAACAGCTGTGAAGAAAATGTGCatgtttttgcaaagttttgAAGACCTTTAGCTTATTACAAAGTGGTATTTTACTTGTAATTTAATTACTTCATCTGCAGTTTTATTAGTTTTCTTTCCTGTTCATGAGGGAAGTCCAGTTTTGGGCTTCACCAAGTGCATTAAAATGAGGTTCAGCATCTGGGGTGGAAATGCAAAGGAAAGTCCCAGTAACAGCAAATGCATCCGAGAGCTCTGGAATATCTTTGCCTTTCTTCTCACAAAGCCCCTTATTTTTCTCTCAGGTCCCATGCAGTACTCTCTTCAGCACTTTACCCAGGCTGAGCTACCCTGTGTGGTAGCCTATGTCACCATATTCAGTCTCATGCTCCTGCAGAAGTACAACAAGCTGTCTTTGATTCAGTCCTCTTGCCCTAAGGAAATTAACTATTTTAGCTACATCAACAATGTGGTTAATTTTTGCACCGGAGTTTACACTTCCAATTTGTCTCATTTAAGCCTCGGCCTGTCCAGACATACAGTTACCTGTGTGAATAAATCATTCTCTATCGTAGTCCCTCTGCGAGAAATCACAAAGCTGGTCTTGACTGCTCCATCCCTGGATGTGTAAAGCTTGGTTGCTTTTGCACCTTTACTAGCAAAGCATCTGGTGTCTGTCTTTGTTCTGCATTAGTCAAtttcctgtgtttctctgcatgTTTAGGCTCATAATGACAATTTAAATTGTTATCCTTAAACCCAGCAATCTGCTAACCACAAGCTAACAACACAACTTTATCTCTGATTTtagtaaataaatactttttttcttttttatcccaaacacacatctcATAAATGTTTGCTCTGTGAAgtttcattcacatacacacacatatgtatgaatgtaaataaaaaaacaaacaaaaaatgtagcAGTCACCTTTCAAATAGAAGCAACAAAACTGTAATGTGATTtccaataaaatattttttttaaatggaagaaaatgaatgacGTATACCTATTTATATCTTAATCCTAATTTCCCATTGACCACATGGGGTGGGTCAGGGAAACCAAAGGGCCCAGGTCTGCATTAATAATACCTTCTACTGATCACATTATGACAGTCCTACAACATGGACTAAAGCTGCATAGGGTCCTATTCTTTCTGGATTACCTTGTGGGAAACCCCAGTGAAACCCAAAGTTAAGTGAGTGAGAGCTTTAGTATTTTGAAAGTCTTTATTACAGTTCAGGCATTGATATTTATATCTTATCATACTATTactggtggggtttttttgtttgtttgtttttgcttttactaGCAAGAAAAAGCACATAACACATAACATTACATAACCAGTCATTTCTTGACATTTTTTATCCGTattctacaaaaacaaaatgtgaaaaagatgACTTCTGGTTTTTACAGGGGTTACACATTGCAAGAATTCTTCACGCTGGTCAACATGAATCGCCCAGCTCCAGTCGAACTGTGCCACAAGAACATGAGATTTCTTATCACACACAACCCAACAGATGGCACGCTCAGCTCCTTCATAGAGGTGagaaatatatgtatgtgtgtcctGCAAGGGTAGACAATATTATAATGACAAGCGTAATAAAATTAGCATGTTATCTGCATGCTTGTTTCCCTCTGTGATGTCAGCTTGTGTATTGTGACTTcaaaaaaagtattttcccCACTTTGCCACTTCCAGGACTTGAAGCGATATGGTGCCACAACAGTGGTCCGAGTTTGCGATGTCACTTATGACAAAACACGGCTTGAGAAAGATGGCATTACAGTGGTGGTAAGTTCAGAAACACACACCTTTAATATGAATATTTACTCATTCTATGATCAAATACAGTACACCAGACAGCACCTGTTTGGCCTCTCTTTTAGGACTGGCCATTTGATGACGGAGCCCCGCCACCCAGTAAGCTGGTCGATGATTGGTTGAATCTGCTAAAGAAGAAATTCCAGGAGGATCCAGGAAGCTGTGTGGCTGTTCACTGTGTGGCTGGATTAGGAAGGTAGGAgacatttaaagtaaaaatttaatttaaaaatacagaggaagacaggtgtgtgtgcacacatatAAGAGCTTCTGTACCTGTTAGCATCACTGGACAATAACTCATATGTTTGATTTGGAGTGCTTATACTAAAAACTATGACTTAAAGATTTCCCAAGATACAGATAAGTAGAAGTGATTGGACATGTATAACCTAAAACATGGATCGTTGTGTTTATACATGCACACAGGGCTCCTGTGCTTGTTGCTTTGGCTCTGATAGAAAGTGGGATGAAATATGAGGATGCTATTCAACTCATCAGACAGTAAGTACAGTTATGTATCATATCCTGTGTCATATTGAAGatagtttttctttcctttttttcacttaatgaAAATACTTCAGAAACCAGAGTGGTCTTATATACTCTATATCAGGGGTGCCAAACATGAGGATAGGACCAGAATCGCAAGAAGTGCATCAGGTCCACTACATGGATTTGAAAAATGTCAAGAAGGGCGTCAATTCTGGAATCTTTTTACTCTATTTTCAGacgttttacagcttttctttttgacaAAGACCTCCCCAAACACTAGTAAACATTCCGCTACAGTAGATTACTACATACCAAACTTAGAAAGTCTGCTTTGATGGTGGACTTTATCATCTTTTAACTCCTGGTTTGAGAGTTAATAAATATGTGAAAATGATTTTGCTCTGTGATTTGTTTCACTGCATCATGGGAGGGTTAGCTGTTTTGAAGGCTGAAATTGTCCATAGAAGGCAAAACACTCTCTGTTCCATGCTGTAAAAATGCTTTTATTGCTACaagttgggcattttaacatgggagtctatgctGATTGAAAGTAGTTATAGAAAACATGAACTGATAGGATTAAGTACACTTTATCTATTATATCCTAGAGAGGAACACAATGAGAAATGCAacacagaaaaaatagaaaaaaggtgACAGAAAAAGACTTTTATAGTTGAAAGTACAGCGTGCAGTGGAAAATAAAAGATGTCTGTGATCTCTCTGTATTTAATGAACCTCTAAAAGCTTTTAAAAGTTCATaccattgtgtttgtgtttcaggaaGCGTCGTGGAGCCATCAACAGCAAACAGCTAACCTACCTGGAGAAATATCGATCTAAGCATAGGCTCCGTTTCAAAGACTCCCGCAAACACAAGAACAAATGCTGCATCGTatgaacacatgcacacacaaacgcaggcacacacacacacacacacacagacatttctCAGGAATTCAGCAGTACAAGGCTTCAGTCATTGTCACAAATACTAAAAACAGAGGCGTCAGTGCCCATGTTGAATCttaaaaagtttttcttcttttttcccttacttttcttttaatatgtttttttttttttgctcatttgCTGTAAACAAACAGCTGCCGGATGGATGAAGGAgagaaaatcattttaaaaagtgttataGAGGATTGTTTTTACAATATAATTCTGCAGGGAATTTAGCTATGAGGTGCACGAGTCACATTCAAATGTACAACTGAACAAGTCCTGAAACTTAGACAGATGTGGGGTGAAACTTTGATTCTGTTGTCCCTAGTGACTGATTTTCAGCACCTTAAGTCTGACCCGACTTTAATGAATGTTTAACACTATCAGGATATAAAATTGTAAACAGTTaaatttgtgtttcttttattttttctttctttttgggcttaaaaacccttaaaaacatgtttttaacaaTTTGGAGAGACTAAAATTTTACACACCAACAAATCAAGTTTAATCCAAGGGTAATCTTAGCCTGAGGTATTAGTCTCATCCTAGCGCAAATGTTGCTGTGCATTATTAAATTATCCAGTctagtttaaagttttattattttcatatttactGGTGTGGAGTTTATTTCAGTTGTATTTTACCTGAATGACGCATGTAAACAATCACTttgaaaaaatcatttaaaaatctgcttttgatgatgatgataatagaGCATgcactttttatgcaaaaagtAGAGTCCTTATGACAGTctcttttattgtaaaagcaTCTTCAACCTGAATTGATATACATAAattaaaatgcatgaaaaactAAACGGACAATGAAATAGGCAGAGGGTGTAAAACTGAAGTTAGGAGAAGGGAAAATGTTAATAGGATCTAGCAACCCTTTGATTTACAATCTTTACCTGAAAGCATTTTAAAGCAAATGGCAACTATTTTCTTGTTCACATGACGTGTGTGCatatttgtttgcttgtgtgtgcgtgtgggtgtGGGTATATGGGGCGACCTCTATACATTGTTTACTACTGGGGCTGGCCTGAGCTGACActtttttatgtaaaaaaaaaaaaacaagctgtaAATGTATTGTCTGTAAATTTTTgaattgtttaataaatgttatgCCATTATCTCTGTATGTAGTGCGTGGTGTTTGTTGTCAGTGTTTGattaagaataagaataagaataagaataagataagataacctttattagtcccacacgtgggaaatttgttttgtcacagcaagaagtggacagtgcaaaagttatgaaggaaaaattagaataaaataaaataagaataaatacagtacacaactgtacagaatagaataaaataaaatactatatacagtagaataaaatagaataaaatatacaataagataagaatagaatacaaatgctatatacaactgagtaaaaatacaacgatgccagaaaagattattgcacattagtattattgcacgggtgtgggtttgtgtgtttgatcagttgaagtctttgttgtggagtctgacagcagtggggaggaaagacctgcgaaatctctccgtcccacaccgtgggtgccgcagtctcccactgaaggagctgctcagtgctgtcacagtctcatgcatggggtgggagatgttgtccaacagggatgacagcttagccaccattctcctgtcactcaccacctctactgggtccagagggcatcctagaacagagctggcccttcagatcagcctgttcagtctcttcctgtccccagcagagatgctgccgccccagcagaccacaccataaaagatggctgaggccaccacagagtcatagaaggtcttcaggagtgggccctccactccaaacgacctgagtctccacagcaggtacagtctgctctgccctttcctgtagagggcgtctgagttatgagtccagtccagtttgctgttcagatgaacaccaaggtacctgtagctgtccacagcctcaatgtccataccttggatgttcagtggttgcagtggaggatgtttgtgcctgcagaagtctaccaccagctccttggttttactggcattgatctggaggttaTTACATCATGTAATAATTTAAAGATTTGCTCTTCCTGGCAATTTAGCTGTTGCTAATAAACGAAATATATTGCAGACAAATtcaaaacagcagaaacatttttgTCAAATATTCCTTAAATTCCTGAAATTATTAATTAGTCTGCACTTTTGATATACTTTGACTATGAGGGTGCTTAATAAGTCCTAAATGGTAAAAACAACCACCTTTAATTGCTATGAGCTCTTTAAGATTGACATCTTAACTCTCACTTAGAGCTTCTCTTCTATTCTTACACATTATTATGTTGAGTCTCTTTATATAATATCCATACCTGTAAACAACATGATGGCTTACTAGGGATATGTtgtcaaacacattttttctttgacaaacattttaaaagaagaaaatgaagaaacaaagaaacctAAGTATATTTACTGTTTTTGTCTAATGACAAATTTCTGACTATATTTGTATAAGTATATGATAAATAGCACAGAATCTGTAACACGTTCGTTTTTTATCTCGAGTCTTTTAGCCTAAACCATTACAGTCAATGGTTAGTaccatggttgctaggcaacctgggcagcacAACGggggctagaccgtcccatttcacaagcctcgcacttcctgTCTTAGCAGTCTTTGAGTGCGTGGCCCTTGTGGACCGTTAAGGCTgcatactttaaggctgcataccctgaattgggatacagccaacgtacaagaaaaacaaaagaaatacaaagaaattccacctgctactgtggaggagttgtctcAACTGATGGGAAAATATTTCTCCAAGCATAGTTCTGTTCTGAATAACCCATAATGTTGTATTTAGGGGGTCTACATTTGTGCCTGAAGTGcattgccatgtaaataatttgcatttactgaatatgtacttactaagtaccactgttcaaaagttgaataaagaaacaaataaatgttttcctttttttaattaaaaccacTTTGTAGAACATCACACCAGTAACAATGTAGAATCAATGTCAtgtatagtttacaaatgacaaaatgttcacataaaatcatgacagcttttaaataatatcacccactactagcATTCTGTAATTTACTGTCTCTTTTGAAATCTTATCACTACATATACAGCACAAGACTTTTAAGAGTATTTAACAAGAGCaatttttccctggttttactaccacactggggcacatgttcaccaaaatgcagcaaaccttcaccatcttatccagaagggtcacctcttcacccacacatggaagaagtaatctgattggcatggtggtatgtaGCATGTAGTTTGAAGCTGGGATGTTGTAGAGCCCCATGTGTAGCGTTGGAacccatttcataggctgggttgcctgcaataatgaaaaacaattagcaactctataaatagaacGTATATCTACAATAAATCACTCattaggatgtttgttctaatttgctatgacctcagagtgcattgaaaataaaactaataggctataaagagtaaTATgaactagggctgtgcgatatgaccaaaatatcatatcccgatataagacatctatcgtcctgATAACGATAGAAATcacaaaaattttacattttctgtaaattctgtgaatctcgggcagcttgacttgcgtgaagtgtttccagctgggcgtcgtgtacttGGAGTCCAGAGTTTTAATCGACGCATGAAGCTAGACATAACGGctgccgttttctttgtgagtatttattacatggcgtgctgcggggaaaagcctgttctaacgtttgaatctaaggtttattttttagcacctggtgGCTCTTATTTGCTTCTCAACCATACAAAAATCTGCCTACTCTTTCAcgtaattcagtttattttgaaaagtctcaacaggatcttgagctttattgtgaaaggtttatctggaaaataaacaagcggacacgcgatggtTTTACCATCATTGCtactaacgacaacgcataaaaacagttGCTTGTCcatccgtagtgtggttatattaaatataagagaaagagagaactttaagaaaataatatagccactacaatgaccatcaaaacgatgaaagaATATtaccgtaaacagtttattttgcgacaccacgaaacaaaccatagtgtaaaatgaaacgatagatgttTTTATATTGTCATCCGATATAGAttgttatatcgaacagccctaatatgaacttatttagaacttaccagaatgaaaatgtctgtagcacaccaacagatatctgTGGATGGTagagaactggatatcagctcatctcacagctgctatccaggctagatgccttcttttggtaacatcCAGTACATAAGCTCCCTCACGTTGCTTCCAGGTGGGGAAAGAATAAAAAGTGAGCCAATTTTCAAGCTTATTCCCTTCCAGATCGTGCGATCTAACATGACAACCCACAACACAGCAAGGCAAACCATTGCTGATGCTTTCGCTCCTTAAGCCCTTTGTTTGGCCTGCTAACATGGGCCCCAGCGGCCACGCCCCCTGCCGTGACTCCACGTTCCAA
The genomic region above belongs to Oreochromis niloticus isolate F11D_XX linkage group LG11, O_niloticus_UMD_NMBU, whole genome shotgun sequence and contains:
- the LOC100690670 gene encoding protein tyrosine phosphatase type IVA 3 produces the protein MNRPAPVELCHKNMRFLITHNPTDGTLSSFIEDLKRYGATTVVRVCDVTYDKTRLEKDGITVVDWPFDDGAPPPSKLVDDWLNLLKKKFQEDPGSCVAVHCVAGLGRAPVLVALALIESGMKYEDAIQLIRQKRRGAINSKQLTYLEKYRSKHRLRFKDSRKHKNKCCIV